A DNA window from Helianthus annuus cultivar XRQ/B chromosome 15, HanXRQr2.0-SUNRISE, whole genome shotgun sequence contains the following coding sequences:
- the LOC110914802 gene encoding probable F-box protein At4g22030, protein MSIVNQASSFLCSSASSISSSSSSSHRDLTRASIHFPKIKTNNLSTLIPKIQSNIGLVEEMEFSRIPPKKQNQNNPKMSHDPEVMEKLYVILEAVSDRVEMHKNIGEQRNNWNSLLLTSINTITVTATTMAGIASAITSVPGAPLEALKLSSSFLYLAATGMLIIMNKIQPSQLAEEQRNAARLLKQLESEIKTKIAISNPSLSDVNDAMEKVLAIDRAYPLPLLGVMLEKFPAKVEPAVWWPEKRRTSSKRCHDKNGWSVELEEEMREIIRVLEIKDKDDYITLGEKALKLNKGLTIAGPLLTGLGAIGSAFLASSPHNSWAMVLGVMGGAMASVVNTIQHGGQVGMVFEMYRSNAGFFKMMEESIESNLKERDFDSRENGEVFEMKVALQLGRSLSELRDVAASSSRLGSDIEEFGSKLF, encoded by the coding sequence ATGTCAATTGTTAATCAGGCTTCCAGTTTTTTGTGTTCTTCAGCTTCATCTATTtcctcttcatcttcatcttctcatAGAGATTTAACTAGAGCTTCTATCCATTTCCCAAAGATTAAAACAAATAATCTAAGCACACTCATTCCAAAGATCCAATCAAACATCGGTTTGGTTGAAGAAATGGAGTTTTCAAGAATTCCACCAAAGAAACAAAACCAAAACAACCCTAAAATGTCTCATGATCCTGAAGTAATGGAGAAGCTTTACGTGATATTGGAGGCTGTTTCGGACCGTGTAGAGATGCATAAGAACATTGGAGAGCAAAGGAATAACTGGAACAGCCTGCTGTTAACATCTATCAACACCATTACTGTTACAGCAACAACTATGGCTGGCATTGCATCTGCTATAACTAGTGTACCTGGTGCACCCTTGGAAGCTCTTAAACTTTCATCAAGTTTCTTATATTTAGCAGCCACTGGGATGTTGATTATCATGAACAAGATCCAACCATCCCAACtggctgaagaacaaagaaacgCAGCAAGGTTGCTCAAGCAACTCGAAAGCGAAATCAAGACGAAGATTGCGATAAGCAATCCTTCTCTTAGTGATGTAAATGATGCTATGGAGAAAGTTTTGGCTATAGATAGAGCATACCCTCTTCCTCTACTTGGTGTCATGCTAGAAAAGTTTCCAGCCAAAGTGGAACCAGCGGTTTGGTGGCCTGAAAAACGCAGGACATCTTCCAAACGGTGTCACGATAAAAACGGTTGGAGTGTGGAACTTGAGGAAGAGATGAGAGAGATCATTAGGGTTTTGGAGATTAAAGACAAAGATGATTATATAACGTTAGGTGAAAAGGCCTTGAAACTAAACAAAGGTTTAACCATAGCTGGCCCTCTATTAACCGGCTTAGGAGCCATTGGTTCGGCCTTTCTTGCATCTTCTCCTCATAATTCTTGGGCCATGGTGCTCGGGGTCATGGGTGGTGCAATGGCAAGCGTTGTAAATACCATACAACATGGTGGGCAAGTTGGGATGGTGTTTGAGATGTATCGAAGCAATGCTGGTTTCTTTAAGATGATGGAAGAATCAATAGAATCAAACTTGAAGGAAAGAGATTTTGATAGTAGAGAGAATGGTGAAGTTTTTGAGATGAAGGTGGCATTGCAGCTTGGAAGAAGTTTATCTGAGCTTAGAGATGTAGCAGCTTCATCTTCAAGATTAGGCAGTGACATTGAAGAGTTTGGTAGCAAGCTTTTCTAA